A genomic stretch from Microtus pennsylvanicus isolate mMicPen1 chromosome 11, mMicPen1.hap1, whole genome shotgun sequence includes:
- the Srsf1 gene encoding serine/arginine-rich splicing factor 1 translates to MSGGGVIRGPAGNNDCRIYVGNLPPDIRTKDIEDVFYKYGAIRDIDLKNRRGGPPFAFVEFEDPRDAEDAVYGRDGYDYDGYRLRVEFPRSGRGTGRGGGGGGGGGAPRGRYGPPSRRSENRVVVSGLPPSGSWQDLKDHMREAGDVCYADVYRDGTGVVEFVRKEDMTYAVRKLDNTKFRSHEGETAYIRVKVDGPRSPSYGRSRSRSRSRSRSRSRSNSRSRSYSPRRSRGSPRYSPRHSRSRSRT, encoded by the exons ATGTCAGGAGGTGGTGTGATTCGTGGCCCGGCGGGGAACAACGACTGCCGCATCTACGTGGGTAACCTACCTCCAGACATCCGAACCAAGGACATTGAGGACGTGTTTTACAAATACGGCGCCATCCGCGACATCGACCTGAAGAACCGCCGCGGGGGACCGCCCTTCGCCTTCGTTGAGTTCGAGGACCCGCG AGACGCGGAAGATGCGGTGTACGGGCGCGACGGCTACGATTACGACGGCTACCGTCTGCGGGTAGAGTTCCCTCGAAGCGGCCGCGGGACCGGCCGAGGCGGCGGCGGGGGTGGAGGCGGCGGAGCTCCGAGAGGCCGCTATGGCCCGCCATCCAGGCGCTCGGAGAACAGAGTGGTTGTCTCTG GACTGCCTCCGAGTGGAAGCTGGCAGGACTTAAAGGATCACATGCGTGAAGCAGGTGATGTATGTTATGCTGATGTTTACCGAGATGGCACTGGTGTCGTGGAGTTTGTACGGAAAGAAGATATGACGTATGCAGTTCGAAAACTGGATAACACTAAGTTTAGATCTCATGAG ggagaaactgcctacatccgGGTTAAAGTTGATGGGCCCAGAAGTCCAAGTTATGGAAGATCTCGATCTCGAAGCCGTAGTCGTAGCAGAAGCCGTAGCAGAAGCAACAGCAGGAGTCGCAGTTACTCCCCAAGGAGAAGCAGAGGATCACCACGCTATTCTCCCCGTCATAGCAGATCTCGCTCTCGTACATAG